From Euwallacea similis isolate ESF13 chromosome 14, ESF131.1, whole genome shotgun sequence, one genomic window encodes:
- the LOC136413648 gene encoding uncharacterized protein produces MRAIVCIIDVWRLKWQIYIIVNLPFNDKRDQLGNSNQMHMEYTKFIQECEHLGHMSRLSQQQIKEANNGFYLPHHAIIKEQSTTIKLRVVFDGSIVTISGLFLNDVQHAEYEIQIDVKQMYRQIWVPKENKCYQRIVWRPDDTQPIQIFELNTVTYGTRLGAYLAKRCLRQIGKENKEAHPNNSEVIINDFYVDDLLTGINIIDTAQELRQKSNKDPKTLGLKWKTNTDELLITISPREKRKITKRSILSQVAQIFDPLGLIAPITVHGKIILQRFTYNLEGDSTRVHYLYNIQIPRRVLGDQIIRLELHGFSNASERAFGACIYLRSTDKNQNHTIQLLCAKSRVAPLNMSILRLKLSAALLLAQLASEASIGEIQRLTNDNWAHVTSENNPADLVSCSVDPMQISNSIL; encoded by the exons ATGCGAGCAATTGTTTGTATCATCGACGTCTGGAGACTCAAATGGCAGATTTATATAATAGTAAATCTACCATTCAATGACAAAAGGGATCAGTTAG gaaattcaaatcaaatgCATATGGAATATACCAAATTCATACAAGAATGCGAGCATCTTGGGCATATGTCGAGGCTATCACAACAGCAAATAAAAGAAGCGAACAATGGTTTCTATCTTCCACATCATGCGATTATCAAGGAACAGAGTACGACTATCAAACTCCGAGTCGTATTTGACGGTTCGATAGTTACCATTTCAGGTCTGTTCTTAAACGATGTTCAACACGCTGAATACGAGATTCAAA TTGATGTGAAACAAATGTATCGGCAAATTTGGGTACCAAAGGAGAATAAATGTTATCAACGCATTGTGTGGCGCCCAGATGACACACAACCCATACAAATATTTGAACTAAATACAGTTACATATGGCACGAGACTTGGTGCATATTTAGCCAAACGATGTCTTAGGCAAATTGGCAAAGAAAACAAGGAAGCACATCCTAACAACAGTGAAGTCATCATCAATGATTTTTATGTAGACGACCTACTTACGGGCATAAATATCATTGACACTGCTCAAGAATTAAGGCAGA AATCCAATAAGGATCCTAAAACGTTAGGATTGAAATGGAAAACCAACACTGATGAACTATTGATTACAATAAGTCCAcgagaaaaaaggaaaataaccAAAAGGTCAATATTATCACAAGTCGCTCAAATATTTGACCCATTGGGGCTTATTGCACCTATCACTGTTCatggaaaaatcattttacaaC GATTTACATATAATCTGGAAGGAGATTCAACAAGggttcattatttatataacattcAAATACCTCGCAGAGTATTAGGTGACCAAATCATACGATTAGAACTCCACGGTTTCAGCAATGCATCTGAAAGGGCATTTGGAGCGTGCATTTACTTAAGATCAACAGATAAGAATCAAAATCACACAATTCAATTACTTTGTGCGAAATCAAGAGTTGCACCGCTGAATATGTCTATACTTAGGTTAAAACTATCGGCGGCGTTATTATTAGCTCAATTGGCCAGTGAAGCCAG TATTGGAGAAATACAACGATTAACTAACGACAATTGGGCACATGTCACTTCTGAAAATAATCCAGCAGATTTGGTGTCGTGCAGTGTAGATCCAATGCAAATATCCAATTCAATATTGTGA